The following are from one region of the Microcoleus sp. FACHB-831 genome:
- a CDS encoding Uma2 family endonuclease — protein sequence MVPIFALEVASRTPGGEYDTKMGIYANLGLLYYLIYNPEYW from the coding sequence ATTGTTCCGATTTTTGCCCTAGAGGTGGCATCGCGAACACCGGGAGGAGAATATGATACGAAGATGGGAATTTATGCCAACTTGGGACTTTTATATTATCTAATTTATAATCCTGAATATTGGTAG